One stretch of Oncorhynchus clarkii lewisi isolate Uvic-CL-2024 chromosome 3, UVic_Ocla_1.0, whole genome shotgun sequence DNA includes these proteins:
- the LOC139393054 gene encoding tetraspanin-13-like, producing the protein MIRLLTFPTQTHLSLIIALFEMVCGGFVCTKNSLCALNILYVMVSLLLIGVAAWGKWFGLVSSIRVVAGVIGVGIFLLFVAFVGLCGALMHHQVLLFFYMIILFLVFMVQLSVSAACLAINKEQQKELLEVGWNKSEATQKDVEKTLNCCGFFHPDYNGTCDADCFSNPLSCDPCAPIIQSHAEEVLRFVGGIGCFFSFTEILGVWLTHRYRNQKDSHPNSGAFL; encoded by the exons ATGATAAGACTTCTTACTTTTCCAACTCAGACACATTTGAGTCTGATAATTGCTTTGTTCGAGATGGTTTGCGGAGGATTTGTTTGCACGAAGAATTCCTTATGCGCTCTGAACATACTTTATGTT ATGGTGAGCTTGCTGCTGATTGGAGTAGCTGCTTGGGGGAAATGGTTTGGCCTGGTCTCCAGTATTCGGGTGGTGGCTGGAGTCATTGGCGTGGGCATCTTCCTGTTATTTGTGGCCTTCGTGGGCCTCTGTGGAGCCCTAATGCACCACCAGGTCCTGCTGTTCTTT TACATGATTATTCTGTTCCTGGTGTTCATGGTGCAGCTGTCAGTGTCTGCCGCATGTCTGGCTATCAATAAAGAGCAGCAG AAAGAACTCCTAGAGGTGGGCTGGAACAAGTCCGAGGCCACTCAGAAGGATGTGGAGAAAACTCTAAACTGCTGTGGCTTCTTCCATCCAGACTATAATGGCACCTGTGACGCG gactgtttctccAACCCATTATCCTGCGACCCTTGTGCTCCAATCATCCAAAGTCATGCTGAGGAGGTTTTACGCTTTGTGGGTGGGATTGGATGCTTCTTCAGCTTCACAGAG ATCCTGGGAGTGTGgctaacacacagatacagaaATCAGAAGGATTCCCATCCAAACTCTGGTGCATTTCTATAA
- the LOC139405901 gene encoding ankyrin repeat and MYND domain-containing protein 2-like has protein sequence MLKRGRRMGFESANMSAPKKGDLSPTERELFVVIAAGNVQEASRLLGCKDVRVNCLDENGMTPLMHAAYKGKADMCKLLLQHGADVNCNEHEHGYTALMFAGLSGKTDITWMMLDAGAETDVVNSVGRTASQMAAFVGQHDCVTVINNFFSRAKLEYYTKRQGLEKEPKLPPKLAGPLHKIIMSTNLNPVKMVLLVKENPVLAEVEALEKCRRVMELICEKCVKQQDMNEVLAMKMHYISCVLQKCASFLKERDDKLEGLIKSLLKGRDSDGFPLFQEKFIRECIRKFPHRDATLLQQLVRSIAPVEIGNDPTAISVLTQAITGQVGFMDAEFCTTCGEKGAEKRCSICKMVIYCAPACQKMHWFTHKKVCKQLQEQREKHEAESAKLMERQRKEQSQAVESATGSMQDLSVGPNEDSPTFPSTSDNQADPPPCSPVSTTPDTEN, from the exons ATGTTGAAAAGGGGGAGGAGAATGGGCTTTGAAAGCG CCAATATGTCAGCTCCGAAGAAGGGAGATCTATCTCCCACGGAGAGGGAATTATTCGTAGTTATTGCTGCAG GAAATGTTCAAGAAGCCTCAAGATTATTGGGCTGCAAGGATGTCAGAGTCAACTGTTTGGATGAG AATGGGATGACACCCCTCATGCACGCTGCATACAAGGGCAAGGCGGACATGTGCAAGCTGCTACTGCAACATGGGGCAGATGTGAACTGTAATGAACACGAGCATGGATACACAGCACTGATGTTCGCCGGGCTATCAG GTAAGACTGATATCACCTGGATGATGTTAGATGCAGGAGCGGAGACAGATGTGGTCAACTCCGTCGGGCGAACAGCATCTCAGATGGCTGCGTTTGTCG ggcAGCACGACTGTGTGACGGTGATCAACAACTTCTTCTCGCGGGCCAAGCTGGAGTATTACACCAAACGCCAGGGGCTGGAGAAGGAGCCCAAGCTGCCCCCCAAACTGGCAGGGCCCCTCCACAAGATCATCATGAGCACCAACCTCAACCCCGTCAAG ATGGTGCTTCTGGTGAAGGAGAACCCGGTGCTGGCTGAGGTGGAGGCCCTGGAGAAGTGCCGGCGGGTGATGGAGCTGATCTGTGAGAAGTGTGTGAAGCAGCAGGACATGAACGAGGTGCTGGCAATGAAGATGCACTACATTAGCTGTGTGCTGCAGAAGTGTGCCTCCTTCCTCAAGGAGCGTGATGACAAGCTGGAAGGACTCATCAAGAG CTTGTTGAAGGGCCGGGACAGTGACGGCTTCCCGCTGTTCCAGGAGAAGTTCATCAGAGAGTGCATCCGCAAGTTCCCCCACCGCGACGCCACGctgctgcagcagctggtacGAAGTATCGCTCCCGTGGAGATC GGTAACGATCCTACAGCCATCTCAGTTTTGACCCAGGCTATAACAGGACAAGTGGGCTTCATGGATGCAGAGTTCTGTACCACCTGTggggagaagggagcagagaaGAGATGCTCCATCTGTAAAATG GTGATTTACTGTGCCCCAGCCTGCCAGAAAATGCACTGGTTCACCCATAAGAAGGTCTGCAAGCAGCTTCAGGAGCAGAGAGAAAAGCACGAGGCAGAGTCGGCCAAGCTGATGGAGCGACAGAGGAAAG AGCAGAGCCAGGCGGTAGAGTCGGCGACAGGCTCCATGCAGGACCTCTCAGTAGGACCCAATGAAGACTCTCCAACTTTCCCGTCAACCTCTGACAACCAAGCAGACCCCCCTCcctgcagccctgtctccaccACTCCAGACACAGAGAACTGA